In Nicotiana tabacum cultivar K326 chromosome 2, ASM71507v2, whole genome shotgun sequence, the following proteins share a genomic window:
- the LOC107825376 gene encoding uncharacterized protein LOC107825376, with protein MAYGGGGIAISYYLAAELVKILDGCINRYHYLYASDQRIGGCMAEIGISFTNELGFHMDINESALGLLAAHPVAPLVSLHHLDMLHPLIPSMSRVESVKKVIEAYNKDPSRAVQQSLCYDLKRNWSVSVSWGYIVQLYPWLMNVKELETPIRTFKTFLGSEEPFTFNTRPNYVEPCKKPIEYYLDQVTDIGNGETLTSYSNKIGDSNKQCDNQRYKPALAVHMVNVTASMLSPKVWRQAPRRQCSEVINDIGSILHIRIRGCNQWESVMPPFHDKYGEFACFQRKVHPVINRTRNLELVFERSANSNPYLLTNYTEMSAPRSPLF; from the exons ATGGCTTACGGCGGCGGTGGCATTGCAATTAGTTATTATCTGGCGGCGGAGCTCGTCAAGATTTTGGATGGTTGCATTAATCGCTACCATTACTTGTACGCTTCTGATCAGAGGATTGGTGGTTGTATGGCTGAGATTGGAATTTCTTTCACGAATGAACTTGGTTTCCAT ATGGATATAAATGAAAGCGCACTAGGGCTTTTGGCTGCTCATCCGGTGGCGCCGTTAGTGTCACTGCACCATTTGGACATGCTCCACCCGTTAATTCCATCAATGAGCCGAGTTGAGTCAGTCAAGAAGGTTATTGAAGCTTATAACAAGGATCCAAGTCGGGCAGTGCAACAGAGTTTGTGTTATGACCTAAAGAGAAATTGGTCAGTATCAGTGTCATGGGGTTACATAGTTCAATTATATCCATGGCTAATGAATGTCAAGGAGTTGGAGACTCCAATTCGGACGTTCAAGACTTTTCTAGGGTCAGAAGAGCCATTCACATTCAATACACGGCCAAACTATGTAGAACCGTGTAAGAAGCCTATAGAGTATTACTTGGATCAAGTTACTGACATTGGCAATGGTGAAACCTTGACTAGTTATAGTAACAAAATTGGTGATTCTAACAAGCAATGCGATAACCAACGTTATAAACCAGCTTTAGCAGTTCATATGGTTAATGTCACCGCGTCAATGTTATCTCCCAAAGTATGGAGACAG GCACCACGACGGCAATGTTCCGAGGTAATCAATGATATTGGCAGCATCCTACATATCAGAATTAGAGGTTGCAATCAGTGGGAATCAGTAATGCCACCCTTTCACGACAAGTATGGAGAGTTTGCCTGCTTTCAAAGAAAGGTTCATCCAGTGATTAATAGGACAAGAAATTTAGAATTAGTATTTGAGAGATCAGCAAATTCAAACCCCTACCTGTTAACCAATTATACAGAAATGTCTGCTCCTAGATCCCCTCTGTTTTGA